One genomic region from Hyalangium ruber encodes:
- a CDS encoding response regulator — protein sequence MDLPFDTEEEEGESGATLASTVLLVDDETVVLDVCSRLLTREPDLMVLQTTSAEEALPLLQDQRVDVLITDKNLPQMSGIELIAEARRLQPTLEAMMITGYASSESVIAAFAAGASDYILKPFDDLRVLRAKVRAALERRAERVKGREMARSVARQASALLEAGQDAPEPAHQALEIELRNYEQAVKNGAMAGRVAVVGSQQAVEVLRAEGFQVAGLPVNSPDLETADVVVLETGEPRWRMLAEILQSRSPDVLLLANPQADLSDLLEAIGLRLDLVGFGTSTGTQALPERVRMLLVRRSLQHAQNRLASAMVIFHRSITPR from the coding sequence ATGGATCTGCCGTTCGACACCGAAGAGGAGGAGGGAGAGAGCGGGGCAACACTCGCCTCGACCGTCCTGCTCGTGGACGATGAGACCGTGGTGCTGGATGTCTGCAGCCGGTTGCTCACCCGCGAGCCGGACCTGATGGTCTTGCAAACCACGAGCGCCGAGGAGGCCCTGCCGCTGCTGCAGGACCAACGCGTCGATGTGCTCATCACCGACAAGAACCTGCCTCAGATGAGCGGCATCGAGCTCATCGCCGAGGCCCGGCGCCTCCAGCCGACGCTGGAGGCGATGATGATCACCGGCTACGCGAGCTCCGAGTCCGTCATCGCCGCCTTCGCGGCGGGGGCCAGCGACTACATCCTCAAGCCCTTCGACGACCTGCGCGTGCTGCGCGCCAAGGTGCGCGCGGCGCTCGAGCGACGGGCCGAGCGCGTGAAGGGGCGCGAGATGGCGAGGAGCGTGGCCCGCCAGGCCTCCGCGCTGCTGGAGGCAGGGCAGGATGCTCCGGAGCCCGCCCACCAGGCGCTGGAGATCGAGCTGCGCAACTACGAGCAAGCCGTGAAGAACGGCGCCATGGCGGGACGCGTGGCCGTGGTGGGCAGCCAGCAGGCCGTGGAAGTCCTGCGCGCCGAGGGCTTCCAGGTGGCGGGCCTGCCCGTGAACTCGCCGGACCTGGAGACCGCCGACGTCGTCGTCCTCGAGACGGGCGAGCCGCGGTGGCGGATGCTGGCGGAGATCCTCCAGTCCCGCTCGCCGGACGTGCTGCTGCTGGCCAACCCCCAGGCGGACCTGTCGGACCTGCTCGAGGCCATCGGCCTGCGGCTGGACCTGGTGGGCTTCGGTACCTCCACGGGGACCCAGGCGCTGCCCGAGCGGGTGCGGATGCTGCTGGTGCGTCGCAGCCTCCAGCACGCGCAGAACCGGCTGGCCAGCGCGATGGTCATCTTCCACCGCAGCATCACCCCGCGCTGA
- the pdhA gene encoding pyruvate dehydrogenase (acetyl-transferring) E1 component subunit alpha encodes MASSYSKDLLLTMYRKMILIRRFEERAGQAYGRGKIAGFCHLYIGQEAVAVGTNEAIRPDDYMLSAYRDHGQPLARGSDAGMVMAELFGRGTGYSKGKGGSMHIFDIEHHFYGGYGIVGGQIPLAAGMAFASRYRNEDRVTVCYFGDAAANQGALHETFNMAAKWKLPVIYICENNRYGMGTAVGRVAAVPEIYKRAAAYNMRGEPVDGMDCLKMYETVKDAAEYCRAGKGPVLLEANTYRFRGHSMADPANYRTKQEVEEERKNDPIPKIKEFALKKKLGTEAEFDAIDEEVNTQVEAAVKFADESPEPSLDELWRDTIVEEGEEDVRPRERVLGMKVKWPSYPSGQELKVTWDLEPREQAEKEDKKAGLIR; translated from the coding sequence GTGGCCAGCTCGTACTCGAAGGACCTGCTGTTGACGATGTACCGGAAGATGATCCTCATCCGCCGCTTCGAGGAGCGCGCGGGCCAGGCCTATGGCCGAGGGAAGATCGCCGGTTTCTGCCACCTCTACATCGGACAGGAAGCCGTCGCGGTGGGCACCAACGAGGCCATCCGTCCGGATGACTACATGCTCTCGGCGTACCGGGACCATGGCCAGCCGCTGGCGCGTGGCTCGGATGCGGGCATGGTGATGGCGGAGCTGTTCGGCCGCGGCACCGGCTACAGCAAGGGCAAGGGCGGCTCGATGCACATCTTCGACATCGAGCACCACTTCTACGGTGGCTACGGCATCGTCGGCGGGCAGATTCCCCTGGCGGCGGGCATGGCGTTCGCGAGCCGCTACCGCAACGAGGACCGCGTCACGGTGTGCTACTTCGGCGACGCGGCGGCCAACCAGGGCGCGCTGCACGAGACGTTCAACATGGCGGCCAAGTGGAAGCTGCCGGTCATCTACATCTGCGAGAACAACCGCTACGGCATGGGCACGGCCGTCGGCCGCGTTGCCGCGGTGCCGGAGATCTACAAGCGCGCCGCCGCCTACAACATGCGCGGCGAGCCGGTGGACGGCATGGACTGCCTGAAGATGTACGAGACGGTGAAGGACGCCGCCGAGTACTGCCGCGCCGGCAAGGGCCCGGTGCTGCTGGAGGCCAACACCTACCGCTTCCGCGGCCACTCGATGGCCGACCCTGCCAACTACCGCACCAAGCAGGAGGTCGAGGAGGAGCGCAAGAACGACCCGATCCCCAAGATCAAGGAGTTCGCGCTCAAGAAGAAGCTGGGCACCGAGGCGGAGTTCGACGCCATCGATGAAGAGGTGAACACGCAGGTGGAGGCGGCGGTGAAGTTCGCCGACGAGTCGCCGGAGCCCAGCCTGGACGAGCTGTGGCGCGACACCATCGTGGAGGAGGGCGAGGAGGACGTGCGCCCCCGCGAGCGCGTGCTGGGCATGAAGGTGAAGTGGCCTTCGTACCCCTCGGGCCAGGAGCTGAAGGTCACCTGGGATCTGGAGCCGCGTGAGCAGGCCGAGAAGGAAGACAAGAAGGCAGGCCTGATCCGCTAG
- a CDS encoding sensor histidine kinase, which produces MSPYDLPAVLYCDDDALNLRVFDANFGQRFRIFRCSSPTEALALLEQRRGEIGVVVSDQRMPGMSGVELLERARTLAPDAKRMLVTAYADLQAVVDAVNRGQVTRYFVKPWDRAEMLAALEDALKIARLELKIREVENRMLKAERLATLGQVTAGIAHELMGPVGYLSQNVASLRRDIEQVISYVNKHLEQDPDRGVGETVKDLPSLIGDLVTGTEHLRQVAHGLKAQARGDETEQAAEVSEVVSFAVKLARAEVRDRARLSSNGEPVRVLFGPVKLCQVLLNLVVNAAQAMDGIGRPGKIDVKWATQDRSVIITVSDNGCGIPLELQEKVFQPLFTTKPVGIGTGLGLSICKELVTQYGGKLRLSSVPGQGTDIELTLIRAPMP; this is translated from the coding sequence ATGAGCCCGTACGACCTTCCCGCAGTGCTCTATTGCGACGATGACGCCCTGAACCTGAGGGTGTTCGACGCCAACTTCGGGCAGCGCTTCCGCATCTTTCGTTGCTCCTCGCCCACTGAGGCGCTGGCGCTCTTGGAGCAGCGTCGAGGAGAGATCGGCGTCGTTGTCTCCGACCAGCGCATGCCCGGCATGAGCGGCGTGGAGCTGCTGGAGCGCGCCCGCACGCTGGCGCCAGATGCCAAGCGCATGCTCGTCACCGCCTACGCGGACCTGCAGGCGGTGGTGGACGCCGTCAACCGCGGCCAGGTGACGCGCTACTTCGTCAAGCCGTGGGACCGTGCGGAGATGCTCGCCGCGCTCGAGGACGCGCTGAAGATCGCGCGCCTGGAGCTGAAGATCCGCGAGGTCGAGAACCGGATGCTCAAGGCCGAGCGTCTGGCCACGCTGGGGCAGGTGACTGCGGGCATCGCCCACGAGCTGATGGGCCCGGTGGGCTACCTGTCGCAGAACGTGGCCTCGCTGCGCCGGGACATCGAGCAGGTCATCTCCTACGTGAACAAGCACCTGGAGCAGGATCCGGACCGGGGCGTGGGCGAGACGGTGAAGGATCTCCCCTCGCTGATCGGCGACCTGGTGACGGGCACCGAGCACCTGCGCCAGGTGGCGCACGGGCTGAAGGCCCAGGCGCGTGGCGACGAGACAGAGCAGGCCGCCGAGGTGTCCGAAGTCGTCTCCTTCGCGGTGAAGCTGGCGCGCGCCGAGGTGCGCGACCGGGCGCGGCTCAGCAGCAACGGCGAGCCGGTACGGGTGCTGTTCGGCCCGGTGAAGCTCTGCCAGGTGCTGCTCAACCTCGTCGTCAACGCCGCGCAGGCCATGGATGGCATCGGCCGGCCCGGGAAGATCGACGTGAAGTGGGCCACTCAGGACCGCAGCGTCATCATCACCGTCTCGGACAACGGCTGCGGCATTCCCCTGGAACTGCAGGAGAAGGTGTTCCAGCCGCTCTTCACCACCAAGCCGGTGGGCATCGGCACAGGCCTGGGGCTCTCGATCTGCAAGGAGCTGGTGACGCAGTATGGCGGCAAGCTGCGGCTGTCCTCGGTGCCGGGGCAGGGCACGGACATCGAGCTGACGCTCATTCGGGCGCCAATGCCTTGA
- a CDS encoding pyruvate dehydrogenase complex E1 component subunit beta, producing the protein MAELMYREALNQALAEEMERDANVYLIGEEVGRYNGAFKVSQGLLDKFGSARIIDAPISELGFTGMAVGAAMVGLRPVVEMMTWNFAILAMDQIVNNAAKLRHMSGGQLRCPIVFRGPGGAGGRLSSQHSQALEANYAHFPGLKVIAPATPADAKGLLKSAIRDENPVIMIEGERLYAVKGEVPEGEHVVPIGKADVKREGKDVSIITWSRMYYFCEEAAKQLEQEGISVEILDLRTLRPLDEEAILATVRKTNRVVVVEEGWALAGVGASVVDIIQSKAFDDLDAPVVRVTGLDVNMSYAANLENATQPDAPKIIEAVKKVLYREGA; encoded by the coding sequence ATGGCCGAGTTGATGTACCGCGAGGCGCTGAACCAGGCGCTCGCCGAGGAGATGGAGCGCGACGCCAACGTCTACCTGATTGGCGAGGAGGTCGGCCGCTACAACGGCGCCTTCAAGGTGTCGCAGGGACTGCTGGATAAGTTCGGGAGCGCGCGCATCATCGATGCGCCGATCTCCGAGCTGGGCTTCACCGGCATGGCGGTGGGCGCGGCGATGGTGGGCCTGCGGCCCGTGGTGGAGATGATGACGTGGAACTTCGCCATCCTGGCGATGGACCAGATCGTCAACAACGCGGCGAAGCTGCGGCACATGTCCGGTGGCCAGCTGCGCTGCCCCATCGTGTTCCGTGGACCGGGCGGCGCTGGCGGCCGGCTCTCCAGCCAGCACAGCCAGGCGCTGGAGGCCAACTACGCCCACTTCCCGGGCCTGAAGGTGATTGCTCCGGCCACCCCGGCGGACGCCAAGGGCCTGCTCAAGTCGGCCATTCGCGATGAGAACCCGGTCATCATGATCGAGGGCGAGCGGCTCTACGCCGTCAAGGGCGAGGTGCCCGAGGGCGAGCACGTGGTGCCCATCGGCAAGGCGGACGTGAAGCGCGAGGGCAAAGACGTCTCCATCATCACGTGGAGCCGCATGTACTACTTCTGCGAGGAGGCCGCGAAGCAGCTCGAGCAGGAGGGCATCTCGGTGGAGATCCTCGACCTGCGCACGCTGCGGCCGCTCGACGAGGAGGCCATCCTGGCCACGGTGCGCAAGACCAACCGCGTGGTGGTGGTGGAGGAGGGGTGGGCGCTGGCGGGTGTGGGCGCCTCGGTGGTGGACATCATCCAGTCCAAGGCGTTCGACGACCTGGACGCGCCGGTGGTGCGAGTTACCGGCCTGGACGTGAACATGTCCTACGCGGCGAACCTGGAGAACGCCACCCAGCCGGACGCCCCGAAGATCATCGAGGCCGTGAAGAAGGTCCTCTACCGAGAGGGAGCCTGA
- a CDS encoding pyruvate dehydrogenase complex dihydrolipoamide acetyltransferase: protein MAKPIEMPSLSPTMKEGKIVKWLKKVGDKISSGDAIAEVETDKSNLEIEAYDSGVLLQVTVAEGEMAQVGAPIGYIGAKGEKVEAGKAAAPAPAAAPKAETPAPAKAAAPAAPAPAPAAPAGGGEGIAVEMPSLSPTMKEGKIVKWLKKVGDKVSSGEAIAEVETDKSNLEIEAYDNGTLAKIVVGEGEMAQVGAPIAFIAGKGGKAAASAPAAAPAPKAEAPKAAAPAQKAGGPSGAPPRHEEKGTGAGGRVRASPLAKRMARERGLDLAAMHGSGPLGRIVKRDVEEALAQGGPAAQKAPAAAARAAATPGVRPEPQVVPISSMRKVIAQRMAEVKPGVPHFYLTVDVDMEAAMKIREEAKALESKVSVNDIIVKAAAIALRRYPKVNVSLQGDRILQYGTADVGIAVAIEDGLITPVIRDADQKGLSAISAESRELAERARKKALKPAEYTGGSLTVSNLGMYGIDQFVAVINPPQASILAVGAVADKAVVRDGQVTVRKTLTVTMSCDHRVIDGATGAEYLREFKTLLEHPMRLLF, encoded by the coding sequence ATGGCCAAGCCCATCGAGATGCCGTCGCTCTCCCCGACGATGAAGGAGGGGAAGATCGTCAAGTGGCTCAAGAAGGTGGGGGACAAGATCTCCTCCGGTGATGCCATCGCCGAGGTGGAGACCGACAAGTCCAACCTCGAGATCGAGGCCTACGACAGCGGCGTGCTGCTGCAGGTCACCGTGGCCGAGGGGGAGATGGCGCAGGTCGGCGCTCCCATTGGGTACATCGGTGCCAAGGGCGAGAAGGTCGAGGCCGGTAAGGCCGCCGCGCCTGCTCCCGCTGCCGCTCCCAAGGCCGAGACGCCCGCTCCCGCGAAGGCCGCCGCGCCCGCTGCTCCTGCTCCTGCTCCTGCGGCTCCGGCCGGCGGTGGCGAGGGCATCGCCGTCGAGATGCCGTCGCTCTCCCCGACGATGAAGGAGGGGAAGATCGTCAAGTGGCTCAAGAAGGTAGGGGACAAGGTCTCCTCCGGCGAGGCCATCGCCGAGGTGGAGACCGACAAGTCCAACCTCGAGATCGAGGCCTACGACAACGGGACGCTCGCGAAGATCGTCGTGGGTGAGGGCGAGATGGCGCAGGTCGGCGCCCCCATCGCGTTCATCGCGGGCAAGGGCGGTAAGGCCGCTGCCTCTGCTCCCGCTGCGGCTCCTGCTCCGAAGGCGGAGGCCCCGAAGGCCGCCGCGCCCGCGCAGAAGGCCGGAGGGCCGTCGGGCGCTCCGCCGCGTCACGAGGAGAAGGGCACCGGTGCGGGAGGTCGCGTCCGTGCCAGCCCGCTCGCCAAGAGGATGGCGCGCGAGCGCGGCCTGGATCTGGCGGCGATGCATGGCTCGGGTCCGCTGGGCCGCATCGTGAAGCGTGACGTCGAGGAGGCGCTGGCCCAGGGCGGGCCCGCGGCTCAGAAGGCTCCGGCCGCTGCTGCCCGTGCCGCTGCGACTCCGGGCGTTCGTCCCGAGCCGCAGGTGGTGCCCATCTCGTCCATGCGCAAGGTGATTGCCCAGCGCATGGCCGAGGTGAAGCCCGGCGTGCCCCACTTCTACCTGACGGTGGACGTGGACATGGAAGCGGCGATGAAGATCCGCGAGGAGGCCAAGGCGCTGGAGTCCAAGGTCTCCGTCAACGACATCATCGTGAAGGCGGCGGCCATCGCGCTGCGTCGCTACCCGAAGGTGAACGTGTCGCTGCAGGGGGATCGCATCCTCCAGTACGGCACGGCGGACGTGGGCATCGCGGTGGCCATCGAGGATGGCCTCATCACGCCCGTCATCCGGGACGCGGACCAGAAGGGCCTGTCGGCCATTTCCGCCGAGTCGCGGGAGCTGGCCGAGCGCGCTCGCAAGAAGGCGCTCAAGCCGGCCGAGTACACGGGGGGCTCGCTCACGGTGAGCAACCTGGGCATGTACGGCATCGACCAGTTCGTCGCCGTCATCAACCCGCCGCAGGCCTCCATCCTCGCGGTGGGCGCGGTGGCGGACAAGGCGGTGGTGCGCGACGGGCAGGTCACGGTGCGCAAGACGCTGACGGTGACGATGTCGTGCGATCACCGCGTCATCGACGGCGCCACCGGCGCGGAGTACCTGCGGGAGTTCAAGACGCTGCTCGAGCACCCGATGCGATTGCTGTTCTAG
- a CDS encoding DUF2795 domain-containing protein, with the protein MEARAKPLLAPPTSGLREALQGAVFPLSAQQLTRVAQENGAPAAVLTLLGGLPGGEFRSLEAVESHVSHG; encoded by the coding sequence TTGGAGGCACGTGCGAAGCCGCTCCTCGCGCCGCCCACCTCCGGGTTGCGGGAGGCTTTGCAGGGTGCGGTGTTCCCGCTCTCGGCGCAGCAGCTCACCCGTGTGGCCCAGGAGAATGGGGCTCCCGCCGCGGTCCTCACCCTGCTCGGGGGATTGCCTGGGGGAGAGTTCCGCTCGCTCGAGGCCGTGGAGTCCCACGTCTCGCACGGCTGA
- a CDS encoding glutathione S-transferase family protein, protein MTSSRHVVFFHAPNSRSAGVRILIEELNAEHELKVLNMKAGETRQADYLAVNPMGKVPAIKHGDALVTEQAAVYMYLAELYPEAGLSPAVGHPLRGPYLRWMVFYGSCFEPALVDRSMKREPAPRGTSPYGDFETVISTLTQQLAKGPWLLGETFTAADVLWGSALTWTTGFKLVPELPEIKAYLERFNARPAVVRARAKDAELAAKQA, encoded by the coding sequence ATGACCAGCAGCCGTCACGTTGTCTTCTTCCACGCTCCGAACTCCCGGTCCGCCGGGGTCCGGATCCTGATCGAGGAGCTCAACGCCGAGCACGAGCTGAAGGTGCTCAATATGAAGGCGGGCGAGACGCGCCAGGCGGACTACCTGGCGGTCAACCCGATGGGCAAGGTGCCGGCGATCAAGCACGGGGATGCGCTGGTGACGGAGCAGGCCGCCGTCTACATGTACCTGGCCGAGCTCTACCCGGAGGCGGGGTTGTCGCCCGCCGTCGGTCACCCGCTGCGGGGGCCGTATCTGCGCTGGATGGTGTTCTACGGCTCCTGCTTCGAGCCCGCGCTGGTGGATCGCTCGATGAAGCGCGAGCCCGCCCCGCGTGGGACTTCGCCCTATGGCGACTTCGAGACGGTGATCAGCACGCTGACGCAGCAGCTCGCCAAGGGGCCCTGGCTCCTGGGCGAGACCTTCACCGCGGCTGATGTGCTCTGGGGCTCGGCGCTGACGTGGACCACCGGCTTCAAGCTCGTGCCGGAGCTGCCGGAGATCAAAGCCTACCTCGAGCGGTTCAACGCCCGGCCCGCGGTGGTGCGCGCGCGCGCGAAGGACGCGGAGCTCGCGGCGAAGCAGGCTTGA